A single Anatilimnocola floriformis DNA region contains:
- a CDS encoding primary-amine oxidase, protein MIRVCLPLLLIMGLTTLAPAAAPHPLTPLTADEITQAVAIIRREQQPAGDFRFPVLNLHEPTKDELQRFATGEKVPRRVFAVVLDRNTQRSFEATVDLTSQKLVQWNALPNVHPLVLSAEYIEVADIVRADPQWLAAMKKRGIDTEKEIEEVNLDCWAPGVLEVKGSEGARLMRVISFQRAGGINAYGRPIEGVVVAVDIDKKKVVQFIDTGVVPISADGGTDFFQEEEVSERPQPKRLVVSQPDGVDFTVNGNEVRWQKWRFRFQMHAREGLVLHTVGYEDGLDEQRQPKVRSILHRASIAEMVVPYGDASAAWNWRSAFDQGEYGLGKTCNRLSKGHDVPANAQLFDAVFADDLGKPDVRERAVAIYEQDGGILWKHYDETSSKVETRRARQLAVTSVTTVGNYDYCVNWIFHQDGTLEARVDLTGILLAKGVTPQLCEKCAAAAAGKIAVATGDQRYGTLVSKSIVAPNHQHIFSFRLDFDVDGRENSVVETSVKPAPVGEANPASNAFIHIETPLKTEAIARRDLNLLEHRRWKIFNSSKPNSLGHFAGYLLEPGANCVPKVSEKSTTGQRAGYINHHFWATRHKDNELHSAGDYPRQRGTSDGLPLWSGDESLEQQDVVAWYTMTVTHVPRAEEWPVMSATRAGFSLVPSGFFTRNPALDVPAETAPRAAEE, encoded by the coding sequence ATGATTCGTGTTTGCCTGCCGCTGCTGCTGATCATGGGCCTGACGACCTTGGCGCCGGCCGCCGCGCCACATCCACTTACTCCGCTCACTGCAGACGAAATCACGCAAGCCGTGGCCATCATCCGCCGCGAACAGCAACCGGCTGGTGATTTTCGTTTTCCCGTGCTCAATCTCCACGAGCCAACGAAGGATGAGTTGCAGCGCTTCGCCACTGGTGAAAAAGTGCCGCGGCGTGTCTTTGCTGTCGTGCTCGACCGAAACACGCAACGCAGCTTCGAAGCCACCGTCGATCTGACCTCGCAGAAGCTCGTTCAATGGAACGCCCTGCCGAATGTTCATCCGCTGGTGCTGTCGGCCGAATACATCGAGGTTGCCGACATCGTGCGGGCTGATCCGCAATGGCTGGCGGCGATGAAGAAGCGGGGCATCGATACGGAGAAGGAAATTGAAGAGGTCAATCTCGATTGTTGGGCGCCGGGCGTGCTTGAGGTGAAGGGCTCCGAAGGGGCTCGGCTGATGCGGGTGATTTCGTTTCAGCGGGCCGGCGGGATTAATGCCTATGGCCGACCGATCGAGGGCGTTGTCGTTGCCGTCGACATCGACAAAAAGAAGGTCGTCCAGTTCATCGACACCGGCGTCGTGCCGATCTCGGCAGATGGCGGCACCGATTTTTTTCAGGAGGAAGAAGTCAGCGAACGGCCACAACCGAAGCGGCTTGTTGTTTCTCAGCCAGACGGAGTCGACTTCACCGTGAATGGCAACGAAGTTCGTTGGCAGAAGTGGCGATTCCGTTTTCAGATGCACGCCCGCGAAGGGCTCGTGCTGCACACGGTTGGTTATGAAGACGGACTCGACGAACAGCGGCAACCGAAAGTTCGCTCGATACTGCATCGCGCATCGATTGCCGAAATGGTCGTTCCGTATGGCGACGCATCGGCAGCCTGGAACTGGCGAAGTGCCTTCGATCAGGGAGAGTATGGCCTGGGGAAGACTTGCAATCGTTTGAGTAAAGGGCACGATGTGCCGGCCAACGCCCAGCTATTCGACGCGGTGTTTGCCGATGATTTGGGCAAGCCGGACGTCAGAGAGCGCGCGGTCGCCATCTACGAGCAGGATGGCGGCATTTTGTGGAAGCACTACGACGAGACTTCGAGCAAGGTCGAAACGCGTCGGGCGCGACAGCTGGCCGTCACCTCGGTCACCACCGTTGGCAACTACGACTATTGTGTGAACTGGATCTTTCATCAGGATGGCACCCTCGAAGCCCGCGTCGATCTCACGGGTATCTTGCTGGCGAAGGGTGTCACGCCGCAGTTGTGTGAAAAATGTGCAGCCGCTGCGGCGGGCAAGATCGCGGTGGCGACAGGCGATCAGAGATATGGCACGCTGGTGAGCAAGAGCATCGTTGCGCCGAATCATCAGCACATTTTTAGCTTCCGCCTCGATTTCGATGTTGATGGCCGCGAAAACAGCGTGGTGGAGACCAGCGTGAAGCCGGCGCCGGTAGGCGAAGCAAATCCAGCGAGCAACGCCTTCATCCATATCGAAACGCCGCTGAAAACCGAAGCGATAGCACGGCGCGATCTCAACTTACTGGAACATCGCCGCTGGAAAATCTTTAACAGCAGCAAGCCGAATTCGCTTGGCCATTTCGCCGGCTATCTGCTCGAACCGGGCGCGAACTGCGTTCCCAAGGTCAGCGAGAAATCCACCACGGGGCAGCGGGCCGGCTACATCAATCATCACTTCTGGGCGACTCGTCACAAGGACAATGAATTGCACTCAGCCGGCGACTATCCTCGCCAGCGCGGAACCAGCGACGGCTTGCCGCTGTGGAGCGGCGACGAATCGCTCGAGCAGCAGGATGTGGTAGCGTGGTACACAATGACCGTCACGCACGTGCCGCGGGCCGAGGAATGGCCTGTGATGTCGGCCACGCGGGCCGGGTTCTCGCTCGTGCCGAGCGGGTTCTTCACTCGCAATCCGGCGCTCGATGTCCCTGCCGAAACCGCGCCGCGGGCTGCGGAAGAATAG